The following coding sequences lie in one Alosa sapidissima isolate fAloSap1 chromosome 15, fAloSap1.pri, whole genome shotgun sequence genomic window:
- the wdr81 gene encoding WD repeat-containing protein 81, translated as MEWLAAAVERDLGLDQRQLGPGPRPHELVALVPSRWVMGLRERKVTRCARFDASCEAEISALLQRSQVKLPAGWTRVRIQGLRKSKLGYRLVIDPGCYGEGLSQDSFMKAMSGVSHSNVRNLWREAHHSLVQPYAGPVDYTQVQAVDAVRQALQKLFCVTFMSTDRVSPSLSPAREKERENLFLSSSAAPKQNTDSLCPNVVPAECLLESGDVLYVILPYTQYSLQDIVSYSPAKLSNSHAKVLFILYQVLIAMRACQAAGLSCGEVSLMDVAVDEQLYSRLSVSLTHYEELGEHRDAADYITGKQVPRSIAVKDDAVVNSGVSGHLCRDCFGDLKSLVLDWVHGRVSNFRYLMELNRLAGRREGDPNYHPVLPWVVDFTVPYGKFRDLRRSKFRLNKGDKQLDFTYEMTKEALAAAAANGGSGGNFSGDLGVSVGAVGTGPSDHLHVPHHISDVLSDITYYVYKARQTPKSVLCSHVRSQWEPNEYPASMERIHSWTPDECIPEFFTDPSIFRSIHPDMPDLEVPPWCNSCEEFVEVHRRILESHEVSQQLHHWIDLTFGYKLSGKEAVKAKNVCLHLVDNHTNLSCYGVVQLFDQPHPPRLAPYQYSLPEPPYLGPAAVPSWQVPIIASVADVVDGSVPEATGCESGGWTVVDRYDDLEQGMEALDSLGAPSGMPSLTSSSVPVPLVNPAVGKAGLEHSTLAVSPSPSSLPTEGSGSITNALGSGIRAMRGSTNKKHGESSHSAPNPEDFKITLPEGFSPLQPLEELEKLNNFLVKGLRAHVESSKQKEQMQAAPVSLTDLFQRDMQALGVLIAEIFCSCKLRGIKSGSPLRQRFQAIMKLCSASFRDVPLALHHALENLLHIHRHSKSDNLHSFPYPLLFKYDPVYEGLPPPNPWQLLSPALSPLPFPTYFPSLHKFIFSYHSKMESPSSTQGRDIVFHLWQQLETLLQDNITAEGLEILLPFVLTLMMEESTAVYAAWYLFEPVAKVLGPRNATKYLLKPLISVYENPRCLRSRFYLYTDCFVLQLIVRLGLHAFLASLLSHVLQVITGFEGCSRNSGSTWGTGKALRGVPGLGEDEEEYYECDNGTTSAVSATGKARGGSGTVSGGVGDPGLVDFSSGVSLTDQVFLTEGEDFQNGFYVNSGTAGPPGEVSLPVKQQNSQNSASKDTDQESLSVGKLSDKSSASEVSIGDGDSARDRASLKSTDSNQDLKQASDGEDGGELDDDEDTVGGKEGTMQRVSSLELTVSGCLEESGATVVTLEGDFLNGMEQGEAEKNMVAGDEEPDSSEDSTEKEHKILLDTVCKTVRWLSAKLGPTVTSRYVARNLLRLLTTCYVGPENHQFVQPVPEESSLESVGSVYEKKPVVGDQTAGPVLDCLIHVAHLYGEPVLTYQYLPYIGYLVSPPSSCRLNTRKEASLLGAVVLTQKIIVFLSDTTLMDMLMKINQEVLLPLLDLLTSPQMGFPSGVQTRSALCLKTISLMALICLRIGREMVLQHMADTLRRFFEVFSLLQSLQLQMETAPRREVGECIFLDACNQHGDDVTCELRVLEELQAVFNPEMAYASYIPFYCLIGDPGICKLVPNHELVWRLGQSYHDKINPGSPDPNSAAGHRPEQPPTSVGLSPGSGRRITRSPFPTPSSTSTPLGGDTLPESGTFGSHLVGNRIQVSRESEMGVSPILSSMDNWGRAHPAYIPPVTSSFSSSSTVPSFSVSSSWVLSSTPEDSALKQNLPLSTRSLQGNWLAYWQYEIGLNQQDHFHFHQIRLQSFLGHTSTAKCLAPLAGEDYFLSGSKDKTVKLWPLYNYGDGTREMEPRLTYVEHRKSVFYVGQLESLQEVVSCDGTVHLWDQFTGKQIRSYEASDGKNPITAVTAMPAPHCSVVFGSADSVLRFIDPRKPGLQHEFRLAYNNMSAGLIRSLAVSPGGRTVAAGFSSGFIVLLDARTGLVLRGWPAHEGDILQMKAAEGNLVISSSSDHTLTVWKDLEQKPLHQYRSPSDPIHTFDLYTSQIVTGTVANKIGVYSMNDISASPTSLTKLSSENFRGTLTSLAVLPTKRLLLLGSENGAIRLLA; from the exons ATGGAGTGGCTGGCAGCGGCTGTGGAGAGGGACCTGGGGTTGGATCAACGCCAGCTGGGTCCAGGACCACGTCCTCATGAACTGGTCGCCCTTGTTCCAAGTCGCTGGGTGATGGGATTAAGAGAGCGAAAAGTAACCCGGTGTGCGCGCTTCGATGCCAGCTGTGAAGCAGAAATCTCCGCTCTCCTTCAAAGATCACAGGTGAAGTTACCGGCAGGGTGGACCCGGGTCCGCATCCAGGGGCTCAGGAAGAGCAAGTTGGGCTATCGTTTGGTAATTGACCCTGGTTGCTATGGTGAAGGACTTTCCCAGGACTCATTCATGAAAGCGATGAGTGGTGTATCCCACAGCAATGTCAG AAATCTGTGGCGTGAGGCTCATCATTCCCTTGTGCAACCTTACGCTGGGCCTGTCGATTATACACAAGTGCAGGCTGTTGATGCAGTGCGACAGGCATTGCAGAAGCTCTTCTGCGTCACTTTCATGTCAACTGACAGGGTCTCCCCATCTCTGTCTCCTgccagggagaaggagagggagaatcTGTTCTTGTCAAGCTCTGCTGCTCCCAAACAGAACACTGACAGTCTTTGTCCAAATGTGGTGCCTGCAGAATGCTTGCTGGAGTCAGGAGATGTGCTGTATGTGATTCTGCCTTACACTCAATATTCTCTTCAGGACATTGTATCATATAGCCCAGCTAAGCTTTCCAACAGCCATGCTAAAGTGCTGTTCATTCTGTACCAAGTGCTCATTGCTATGCGTGCTTGTCAGGCTGCAGGGCTGTCATGCGGTGAGGTGTCTTTGATGGACGTAGCAGTGGATGAGCAGCTCTATAGTCGCCTCAGTGTGTCACTGACACACTATGAGGAGCTGGGTGAGCACAGAGATGCTGCTGACTACATTACAGGTAAACAAGTGCCAAGAAGTATTGCAGTGAAAGACGATGCAGTTGTCAACAGTGGTGTGAGTGGACATCTATGCAGGGATTGTTTTGGGGACCTCAAATCTCTGGTTTTAGACTGGGTCCATGGTCGCGTCAGCAACTTTCGCTATCTGATGGAGTTGAACAGACTGGCTGGAAGACGGGAAGGGGACCCAAACTATCACCCAGTCTTGCCATGGGTTGTTGACTTTACTGTGCCATATGGAAAATTCCGTGACTTGCGGAGGTCTAAATTCCGTCTCAACAAAGGTGACAAACAGCTGGATTTCACTTACGAAATGACCAAAGAAGCccttgcagcagcagcagctaatGGAGGAAGTGGAGGTAATTTCTCTGGAGATCTCGGTGTGTCAGTGGGAGCTGTTGGCACAGGGCCATCTGACCACCTTCATGTACCCCATCACATCTCTGACGTCTTGTCAGACATCACCTATTATGTGTACAAGGCCAGACAGACCCCCAAATCTGTGCTGTGTAGCCATGTACGATCCCAATGGGAACCCAACGAATACCCAGCCAGCATGGAGCGAATCCACAGCTGGACCCCAGACGAGTGCATCCCAGAGTTCTTCACAGACCCCTCCATATTCCGCTCCATCCACCCAGACATGCCAGACCTAGAGGTGCCTCCCTGGTGTAATTCATGTGAGGAATTTGTGGAGGTGCACAGACGTATCTTGGAGAGCCACGAGGTATCTCAGCAGCTACACCACTGGATCGACCTCACATTTGGCTACAAACTGTCAGGAAAAGAAGCGGTTAAAGCCAAGAACGTATGTTTGCACCTGGTGGATAACCACACTAATCTATCCTGCTATGGGGTGGTGCAGCTGTTTGACCAGCCCCATCCTCCCCGCCTTGCTCCTTATCAGTATTCCCTGCCAGAGCCTCCCTATCTTGGGCCTGCAGCTGTTCCTTCATGGCAAGTCCCAATCATTGCATCTGTGGCAGATGTTGTGGATGGATCGGTGCCAGAGGCCACTGGCTGCGAGTCTGGTGGCTGGACAGTCGTTGACCGGTATGACGACCTTGAACAGGGAATGGAAGCCTTGGACTCTTTAGGCGCACCCTCAGGCATGCCCTCATTAACATCATCCTCTGTTCCAGTTCCTTTAGTGAACCCTGCTGTTGGAAAGGCAGGTCTAGAGCACTCAACGTTGGCAGTATCTCCATCACCAAGTTCCCTGCCAACTGAGGGCTCGGGAAGCATCACCAATGCTTTGGGATCTGGCATTCGCGCCATGAGAGGTAGCACTAACAAGAAGCATGGTGAGAGTAGTCACAGTGCCCCAAATCCAGAGGATTTTAAAATAACCTTGCCAGAGGGATTCAGCCCATTGCAGCCTTTAGAGGAGTTGGAGAAGCTTAATAATTTCCTTGTTAAAGGTCTGCGTGCACACGTTGAGTCTAGCAAGCAGAAGGAACAAATGCAAGCAGCACCAGTGTCACTCACAGATCTCTTTCAGAGGGATATGCAAGCCTTGGGTGTGCTCATTGCAGAGATTTTTTGTTCATGCAAGCTGCGGGGGATAAAATCAGGCTCTCCCTTGAGACAGCGTTTCCAGGCTATCATGAAACTATGCTCTGCCAGCTTTAGGGATGTTCCATTAGCACTGCATCACGCCCTGGAAAATCTTCTGCATATCCACAGGCACTCTAAATCAGACAATTTGCACTCCTTTCCATATCCATTACTGTTCAAATATGATCCTGTTTATGAGGGCCTTCCGCCACCAAACCCATGGCAGCTGCTCAGCCCGGCTCTCTCCCCGCTGCCTTTTCCAACATATTTCCCTTCTCTGCACAAGTTCATCTTCTCTTACCATTCCAAGATGGAATCTCCCAGTAGCACCCAAGGTCGCGACATTGTGTTCCATTTATGGCAGCAGCTTGAGACATTGCTGCAGGACAACATTACTGCAGAAGGGCTGGAGATCCTTCTGCCTTTTGTGCTTACATTGATGATGGAAGAGTCCACCGCAGTGTATGCTGCTTGGTACCTCTTCGAACCAGTTGCTAAGGTCCTGGGCCCACGCAATGCTACTAAGTATCTACTGAAGCCACTGATTAGTGTGTATGAGAATCCTAGATGTTTGCGCAGCCGTTTCTACCTCTACACCGACTGCTTTGTGCTGCAGCTGATTGTGCGACTTGGATTGCACGCCTTCCTGGCCAGCCTTCTGTCCCATGTCCTGCAAGTTATCACAGGTTTTGAAGGCTGCAGCAGGAATTCTGGCTCTACCTGGGGGACGGGTAAAGCTCTTAGAGGTGTCCCTGGTTtgggagaggatgaggaggagtacTACGAGTGTGACAATGGCACAACTTCTGCGGTTAGTGCAACTGGAAAGGCCAGAGGTGGTAGTGGCACTGTCAGTGGAGGGGTAGGTGACCCAGGACTGGTGGACTTCTCCTCAGGTGTAAGCCTAACTGACCAGGTCTTCCTGACTGAAGGTGAGGACTTCCAGAACGGATTTTATGTCAACAGTGGAACAGCTGGGCCTCCAGGGGAAGTCAGTCTCCCTGTAAAACAACAGAACAGTCAGAATTCTGCAAGTAAAGACACAGACCAGGAATCCCTCAGTGTGGGGAAACTGAGCGACAAGAGCAGCGCCAGTGAAGTTTCCATTGGAGATGGAGACTCAGCCAGGGACCGTGCTAGCTTGAAATCCACTGACAGCAATCAGGACCTCAAGCAGGCTAGTGATGGGGAAGATGGTGGAGAGCTAGATGATGATGAAGACACTGTGGGTGGCAAAGAAGGCACAATGCAAAGAGTGTCCAGTCTGGAGCTTACCGTTTCTGGCTGTTTGGAAGAGTCAGGGGCTACTGTGGTGACACTGGAAGGAGACTTCCTGAATGGCATGGAGCAAGGGGAGGCAGAAAAAAATATGGTGGCAGGAGATGAGGAGCCTGACTCTTCAGAGGACTCCACAGAAAAGGAGCACAAGATCCTGCTTG ATACTGTATGCAAGACAGTCAGATGGCTTTCGGCAAAGCTTGGCCCCACAGTAACCTCCAGATATGTGGCCAGAAATCTCCTGAGGTTGCTCACAACGTGCTATGTTG GACCTGAGAATCACCAGTTTGTACAACCTGTGCCAGAAGAAAGCAGCCTTGAGAGTGTTGGCAGTGTGTATGAAAAGAAACCAGTGGTTGGAGACCAGACGGCTGGCCCAGTTCTAGACTGTCTCATCCATGTAGCCCACCTTTATGGAGAACCTGTGCTGACGTACCAGTATTTGCCCTATATTGGTTACCTG GTGTCCCCGCCCTCCTCCTGTCGTCTCAACACAAGGAAAGAGGCGAGTCTGTTGGGGGCGGTGGTGTTAACCCAGAAGATCATTGTCTTTCTCTCGGACACCACATTGATGGATATGCTGATGAAGATCAACCAGGAGGTCCTCTTACCACTGCTGGACCTCTTGACTTCTCCTCAGATGGG CTTTCCCAGTGGGGTGCAGACACGCTCTGCTTTGTGTCTGAAGACCATCAGCCTCATGGCATTGATCTGTCTGCGCATCGGCAGAGAGATGGTGCTGCAGCACATGGCCGACACACTCCGCAGATTCTTTGAGGTCTTCTCCCTGCTGCAGAGTCTGCAATTACAG ATGGAGACTGCCCCTCGCAGGGAGGTGGGGGAGTGTATATTTTTGGATGCTTGCAATCAGCATGGCGATGATGTCACCTGTGAGCTCAGGGTCCTAGAGGAGCTGCAGGCTGTGTTCAATCCTGAAATGGCATATGCATCCTACATTCCTTTCTATTGTCTTATTG GTGATCCAGGAATTTGCAAACTGGTACCCAACCATGAACTGGTTTGGCGTCTCGGGCAGTCATACCATGACAAAATAAACCCAGGTAGCCCAGACCCCAACTCAGCTGCAGGCCACAGACCTGAACAGCCTCCCACCTCTGTGGGACTGTCCCCAGGCTCAGGGCGACGCATCACTCGCAGCCCtttccccaccccctcctccacttCCACCCCACTAGGGGGAGACACCCTCCCAGAGTCGGGGACCTTTGGCAGCCATCTCGTGGGCAACCGGATCCAAGTCTCCCGGGAGTCCGAAATGGGAGTGAGCCCGATCTTGTCCAGCATGGACAACTGGGGCCGTGCGCATCCTGCTTACATTCCTCCAGTCACCTCCTCGTTCAGCTCGTCCTCCACTGTCCCGTCCTTCTCCGTCTCCTCCTCCTGGGTACTGAGCTCCACGCCAGAGGACAGCGCCCTCAAGCAGAACCTGCCCCTGAGCACACGATCCCTCCAGGGCAACTGGCTGGCCTACTGGCAGTACGAAATCGGGCTCAACCAGCAGGACCATTTCCACTTCCACCAGATCCGACTGCAGAGCTTTCTGGGCCACACAAGCACGGCAAAGTGTCTGGCTCCGCTGGCGGGCGAGGATTACTTCCTGTCGGGCAGCAAGGACAAGACGGTGAAGCTGTGGCCGCTATATAACTATGGCGACGGTACGCGGGAGATGGAGCCCAGGCTCACCTACGTAGAACATCGGAAGTCGGTGTTCTACGTGGGCCAGCTGGAGTCTCTGCAGGAGGTAGTGAGCTGCGATGGAACTGTGCACCTGTGGGACCAGTTCACAG GTAAGCAGATACGCTCTTATGAGGCATCGGATGGAAAGAACCCCATCACAGCTGTCACCGCCATGCCCGCGCCACATTGCAGCGTGGTGTTCGGTAGTGCCGACTCCGTCCTCCGTTTCATCGACCCTCGCAAACCAGGCCTCCAG CACGAGTTTCGGCTGGCCTACAACAACATGAGCGCGGGGCTGATCCGAAGCCTGGCCGTGAGCCCCGGGGGACGCACTGTAGCGGCGGGCTTCTCCTCGGGCTTCATAGTGCTGCTGGACGCACGCACAGGCCTGGTGCTGCGAGGATGGCCTGCCCATGAGGGAGATATTCTGCAAATGAAG GCTGCAGAAGGGAACCTGGTCATCAGCTCCTCCTCTGACCACACCTTGACGGTGTGGAAGGACTTGGAGCAGAAGCCTCTGCACCAGTACCGCTCTCCATCGGATCCCATCCACACCTTCGACCTGTACACCTCCCAGATAGTCACCGGCACCGTGGCCAACAAGATAGGCGTCTACTCCATGAACGACATCTCTGCCAGCCCCACCAGCTTGACCAAGCTCAGCTCCGAGAACTTCCGCGGGACCCTCACTAGCCTGGCGGTGCTCCCCACAAAGAGATTGCTGCTGCTGGGCTCAGAGAATGGGGCCATCCGGCTACTGGCCTGA
- the serpinf2b gene encoding serpin peptidase inhibitor, clade F (alpha-2 antiplasmin, pigment epithelium derived factor), member 2b codes for MDYRLLALLLLCHFRHAWTDEEVIEDGKIPLVPLIPLMPSKPIENLGTPPTTGPSSLPQSTSSSTGALDHTEPGTVGRDGTSEEETDGLCAELSSSELKEAIGSGVMKLGLKLMEKLPIGPEQPNVIISPLSLSLGLSQLALGAVNETEQLLLEHLHTDALPCYHKGLRSLLYHLQKSNIQIATRMYTQEGFEPKKEFAQMSQEMYGSEPEVLAGIKEVNEWVEKATSGQVTDFLASLPHNLVLMLINAVHYKGKWQTCFDPRHTSSDLFYIDNKHIVNVEMMVEPKYPLRLLIHNELDAQVARLPFKDQMSLLIVLPMSGQVNMTDIAANFNTSDLYARFPKERSMLVRLPKFKLEYGQELEEALTSIGLGELFTSPNLASISDSPLVVSSVQHKTSMEITEEGAEAAAATSISISRSNPSFSVNQPFFFALMDDQTLTPVFLGVVTNPNPESPSMVTASERPDKMGFPAIKDKIYGGHPPK; via the exons ATGGACTACAGACTACTTGCACTCCTACTGCTTTGCCACTTTAGACATGCATGGACA GATGAAGAGGTGATAGAAGATGGGAAGATCCCATTAGTGCCACTCATTCCACTGATGCCCAGTAAGCCAATAGAG AATTTAGGGACGCCGCCAACTACAGGGCCATCGTCTCTTCCCCAGTCCACATCAAGTTCCACTGGAGCACTGGACCACACAGAGCCGGGCACAGTTGGCCGAGACGGGACGTCagaggaggagacagatggcCTCTGTGCTGAGCTCTCCAGTTCAGAGCTCAAGGAGGCCATAGGAAGCGGGGTCATGAAGCTGGGCCTGAAGCTCATGGAGAAGCTGCCGATAGGGCCTGAGCAGCCCAACGTGATCATCTCGCCTCTCAGCCTTTCCCTGGGTCTCTCCCAGCTGGCCCTGG GAGCTGTAAATGAAACTGAGCAGTTGCTACTGGAACATTTGCATACAGACGCACTGCCCTGCTACCACAAGGGGCTACGTAGCCTCCTATACCATCTCCAGAAGAGCAACATTCAGATTGCCACCCGCATGTACACTCAAGAAG GATTTGAGCCCAAAAAGGAATTTGCCCAAATGTCCCAGGAAATGTATGGCTCCGAGCCAGAAGTGTTGGCTGGGATAAAGGAGGTTAATGAGTGGGTAGAGAAAGCCACCAGTGGTCAGGTGACGGACTTCTTGGCCAGCCTTCCACATAATCTGGTGCTTATGCTCATTAACGCTGTGCATTACAAAG GAAAGTGGCAGACATGTTTTGATCCCAGACATACCTCCAGCGATCTTTTCTACATTGACAACAAGCATATTGTGAATGTAGAAATGATGGTTGAACCCAAATACCCCCTGAGACTTCTCATTCATAATGAGCTTGATGCTCAG GTTGCTCGTCTCCCATTTAAGGACCAAATGAGCCTTCTAATAGTGTTGCCCATGTCAGGACAGGTGAACATGACCGACATTGCAGCTAATTTTAATACTTCAGACCTCTACGCCCGTTTTCCAAAGGAGAGGAGCATGCTGGTCCGACTGCCCAAATTTAAGCTGGAGTATGGTCAAGAGCTAGAGGAGGCCTTGACCAGCATAG GTTTGGGAGAGCTGTTTACTAGTCCAAATCTGGCAAGCATCTCCGACAGTCCCCTGGTAGTATCCAGTGTCCAGCACAAAACAAGCATGGAGATCACAGAAGAAGGAGCTGAGGCTGCAGCTGCAACCAGCATCTCCATCTCACGCTCTAACCCCTCCTTCAGTGTCAATCAGCCTTTTTTCTTTGCCCTCATGGACGACCAGACGTTAACACCCGTCTTCCTCGGCGTTGTCACCAACCCCAATCCTGAGTCTCCCTCCATGGTTACGGCATCAGAACGTCCAGATAAAATGGGTTTCCCTGCCATAAAGGACAAGATTTATGGGGGTCACCCTCCTAAGTAA